The Oryctolagus cuniculus chromosome 13, mOryCun1.1, whole genome shotgun sequence sequence AGGTCCTATCAGGTCCATTTCTAAAACAATGGAAATCTTTTGGGAAAATCACTTCGGTCAGACCTGCTTGGTAAAGTAATCCCAACAACGTTTctttccctgctgcttcactgctgGACTGCCTGCAactgcttgggctgggccaggcccaaactaggagccgggaactcaatccaagcttcCCACATTGGTGGAAAGGAACCCGATGACTGAGTCAACATTGACTGCCTTTGtatgtgcattaccaggaaattGAATCAAAAGTGGTGCTTGGTAATGTATGGAATTTGGATTTCAAACCAGGGTTTGGTTCCCAACTGCATCACTTACTCTCATATGTTGTTAAAAATGTTGTAATCTGTGTATGCCTTCattctgcttctgttttctccATTGCAGCCTTACATTCTCATCATCTGCTGGACCCTCACCCACCCAGTCTTCCACTGTTGCACCACCATCCCTCCTACTCTGTTAGCTTTAATCTGCTTGAAGGCCTACATACTTGCCTCCCACTCCATCCTCTCTATATATCCTCCCATTCCTTCTGGCCTACCACATCAGACTCACTTTCCTCCCCGCCTCTGTATCAGCCTCCTCATCCCGGTTGGTCCTGCACACTAGCCTCACCCTGTTGTCAAGGCCAGCCTCACTCTACCTTTGGTCCACAAAAACATCCACCCCTCATCCTCATCTGCCACCTCAAGCAGTAGGATTTGTAAGGCAAAAAGTCAATGAATATCATTGAGAATAAGaatttcaggttttgtttttaaaattatttatttatctattgaaatgcagagttaccaagaggcagaggtagagatattgagagagaggtcttccatctgctgtttcactcttcaaatggccacgacagccagagctgcatctatccaaagccaggagtctggagcttcccCAGGTTTCCAATGcaggtatagggacccaaggtcttgggccatccacttctgctttcccagttgataacagagagctggattggatgtggaacagccaggactcaaaccagctcccacatgggctgctggcactgcaggcgtagGCCCTATGCACTATACCGCGTCGCTGGCTCCAGAATttccattttaacatttttcctaCTTGCTTGGATTTCCATCTAAGAAGGTGTTCATGAGATGCTAGATTCAGATTCCTTCAGACGTGAAGAATCTATTAAATCAAGGATAACGGCCCTCATGCACTAGTCCTTCGATTCCAGTTCATgcagattgaatttttttttgacaggcagagttagacaatgtgagagacagagagaaaggtcttcctttccattggttcacccccgaaatggccactctggccggtgtgctgcgccaatcagaagccagaagccaggcgctccctcctggtctcccatgtgggtgcagggcccaagcacttgggccatcctccattgccttcccggggcacagcagagagctggactggaagagcagcaacaaggacagaatctggcgccccaaccaggacaagaacctggagtgccggtgctgcaggcagaggattagccaagtgagctgcggcaccactGCAGATTGAATTTGCAAATGGTCTGGTGCTTCTTTCACACAGTCAATGATTTTCCAAGGTCAACCATATTTATTCCTATTTCACTCAATTTTAGCATTAAGATTTATAAATTGTGTCTGTGAAATACGGAGCATGGCATGAGATCTGATAATGAGTAGCACCATGCATTGAGTCGAGGTAATGGGCCCTGGTGTTCCACAGAAGAGTAGGGTTTTGTAGCCAGTTGCTGCACATGCCGGTTGGAATATTGGACAATACTCCATAAAATGTAAGGGATTTCCTGCTAATCccaaaatttaagaaacaaaatcacTGACACTTGACTGAgtattgggccatttggggaaagtaaTTTCCCTCTGCCTGTAGGAATGCAATTTATGCACACAACTGGGGCTTGAATAGCATGGAACCTCAAGAAGATGAAGTCTCCTACCTCAGAAAACTACCcaaaacactttcttttttttaaaaaaaattatttatttatttgaaaggcagagttacagagaggcagaggcagagagagagagaggtcttccatcaactggttcactcccccattggctgtaacggccagaactgtgccaatccaaagccaggagccaggagtttttttccAGGTTTCagttggatgcaggggcccaaggacttaggccatcttctactgctttcccaggccaaagcagagagctggattggaagtggagcagacaggactcgaaccggcgctcatatgggatgctggcactgcaggcaatggctctacctgctgtgccacagtgccatgcCCCCTCCCCATACTTTGTTTAGAAGTCTTTATGTCTCAGTTTATTACCCTTCCACAGCTCTTGGTGTTCCAGCCTGTCGCCAATGGAATTTAGCAGATGCACTGACAATAGGCTGTGACTGTGATTTCAGAGATCATGGAAATGTGTTCTCCAGTGCAAACTTGTTAGGAGAAATCAGTGCTCATAATCCAGTAGAAATGAAAATGCATTAAtgcagagctggcgctgtggtaaaaTTGTCTCCAATTTTATatgcaaatgtaatttttaacagtgatttttttttgtacattttagTAAGATTCACAGTGAAGATGcaggtttgtgtgtatgtgtgaaatatAGGAAATGAAACATGAGTAAAAGATAGTTGATTTCTACACATGGGTAACACACTGGGtattgccatcccatatggggcttACCTCACTGTGGATAAGGGTTTCCACTACCTTTGACTTTTGGAGTCGCTCCTCTGTGAGAGACGACTTGACACGTGTGTAGTGATGCCCCATGCCCACAAGGCCTTTGTGCGCATGCGTGGTGCCCCCACCTTCTGAGGTGCACGCTGTGGAATGTGTACAGCAGCGTTGCTTGGCACTGGCTGTTCATTCTGAGCTGAGAGACTGCAGACTGCGGAGCCACGCTGTGGCACCGTGGTGTTCCGACCAGTTGATTGGTGTGTTTTTGTGTTCCAGATGTGGCGAAAAGCCGCTAGGTGCCTCAAGGATGAGGAAAATTGTCTGGTGGGCTTCAAAGAAGTCCTCCGTCGGGTGCGAGAATGGGATTGAGGCTCAATTCGGCTACTGCATCCAACGCAAGGAGCTCCGGAAGCTCCACAAGGCCGCCAGTGAGGGGGACGTAGCCAGGGTCCAGCACCTCTGCTTGCTGAAGAAAAGCAGCGTGAATGACCGCGACAGGAATAACAGGTAACGGGGCTTGGGGGTGGGTGGCAAGGGCGGCCGAAGCGCCCCCTCCCGGGCTCTCCTGTGCCTGCGGATGCCTGCCTTGCTGCCCTCCATGGGCCTCAGCACTGGACAGCAACCCCTGTGCTCCTTGAGGTCTTCCTGAGTAGAGCAATCAAAAACCAGCTTCACCTGGGTTCTGATTGCTCCCTCTCTTCCCCGCCCCCAAAACCATTTACTTAAGGTGTACACACTTCCTAatagtacaacttcaggaacatagtgattcttcccacccctcttcttccctGTCCTGTTCCCATCCTTATATTTTATTAAgagctattttcaattaacttaatacGTAaataattaactctatactaagtaaagagctcagtAAATcgtatgaaaaaacaaaacaaaaaacttgttcTACAACAGTCGAGacagggttgttcaaagtcattgtatctcaaagtatccatcacacttagtgaaataagccagtcccaaagggacaaataccctatgttctTAACTAATCGATCACCTCAAAGGTAACCTAGagaagtgaaattggcattttgaacTCCTGTTAATTCCACTTGGACAGCACCGAGTTGGCGATGTAGAGTGATTTAACCAACAAAATTAATTCTGTACAGCCTTCATCTTTAGTATGCATGAGTTCAAAACTGTATTGTTGTAAGTAGTATAGAAAAGTGCATAAGGAGAGAATTTACCATATTTATCACTAAAATTCTAAGAGCAAATTCCAACATCCCTACCCGTCTGCGTATTAATGTTTTTGAAGGCTCTTAGATGAAAATGTTGACTGACTGTGTGTTCTTAAACAGGAGGAGTTACTTCTATCAACAAATCGTGAGGTTTTAACAGTTTATCAGTTTTATATGAatccaataaaaatatcaaggtttcttttcttttagttgCATAAATAATGTCATTTACCTATGTGATAATATCAGATCGTAATGTATTAAAGACTTACTCATCtagatataaaatgttttatgtttcaaGACAAATTAACAAAGTACATAAAACatacttagaaaaatatttgcagcaCATTTATttcagatgaatttttttttactgaggtTTCTTTGaagtgaaaaaggaagaaaactataGTCTTTGAAATTGGGCAACGTgagtggaagcttagcctactattccacagcaccTGCTTCTAAAAGTGTATTATTAATGAAATAATGTCTGGGTAGAGCAGATAAGGAATCTTGCATGGATAAAACTTTCCTAGTTTCTATTAACTTTCTGTGTGCCTGACCATCTAGGGTAGCATGCACTGCCACCATCTGTGatacccatatgggcaccattttgtgtACTGctaactccacttctgattcagttacctgaaaatggcctgggaaaagcatcagcagatggcccaagtacttggctcttgcaacccacatcggagacctggatgaagctcttggctcctagacTCATCCAGGATTAATGTTGACATTGCAGCCAtcggaggagtgaatcagcagatgaaagatttctttttctttctgtctctgtctctgtctctctttgtaagttttactttaaaaataaataaatctttaaaaaagattttaaatcctGCCAGTTATAGTAGTAATGAATTATAGATTATACTAAACAGCACCCAAGGTCAGAGATTAAACTCAGAAGAAATGAGCACCCTGGAATCACTGAAATAGAATGCTGTCTGTAATGGTTAGGGCATATCTGCAAAGCCataataaatgtattattttacttaacaaaaaTGTTTAGGTTAAGTAGTAATGGGAATTATATGTATCAATCATTAAATTATCAGTTGTGCTAAGAACTGTTATAAATAAAGTGTGTAGGTTTTGTTTAAGCAACAATTTTCTCCCCATTTTATCAGTCAGGAGGTATTTGAGGCACAGAAATAGTAAACAGTAGTTGGCAAGTAGTGGAGCATAAAGCAACCTTCCAACTAAGTTGTGATGAAGGTCAAGGCCGTGCTGTTTCTCCTTCAAAGTTGTTTCTTTAATGTAGGAAGTAATGATGACTCAAAATACCATGGTTCCTCCAAAAGAAAAGTAACTCTGAAGGAGGGTTATGGCACGGTATGTAGAGTTTATAAGGACAAGAATAATTGTCTGTTTTGACATTGTGCACCATATTGATTTCTAAAAAGTCCTCTCATTTCACAGGACTGCCCTACATTTGGCATGTGCCAGTGGTCATTCAGAAGTGGTGATGCTCCTACTTGAAAGAAAATGCATGATCAATGTCACTGACAACGACAACATGACACCTCTGATGAAGGTATATATAGCCTATTTCAACATGAGGTGGGTTCGATTACAACACTTAGAATAAAAATGAACTCATCTCATTTATATATACCAAACTGGTGAAACCTGTGGAATGTTTCTTTTGAATTCCCAGCACTTAACAATTTATTTCTTGGTGTATGACTGACAGGCTGTTCAGAGCCATGAAGAAAAATGTGCACGAATTCTACTCGATCATGGGGCTGATCCAAATATTATAGATGAGAATGGCAACACAGCCCTCCACTACGCAGCCTACTGTGAGAATGTTGGAATAGCAAAACAGTTACTCTTAAGAAGTGCCGATATTGAAGTGAGGAACAAGGTAGGATCAACCAACTTCATTtggaacatatttaaaataaatttcttctaaGAGTAACATATAGAGTCACTTTTCTATATGCTTAAACAATCCttggatgaaaatattttaaaatactggtcTACAAATTCACGTTATATATTGATCCTTTTAAAGAACGTTTAGAGAAGGCAGCTGTCTTTTATGCACTAATGGAAACTATTTATGAATAttctgaaaatgttaaatataagacaTTGTGTCCAACATTTTTCCACTCAAGTTTTTTTCCTAGTTAGtgggaaaaaaacacagaaaagcaaaatttGCCTTGCATGTAACCTTTGGTTTAAAACTCAACCCAAAAGTATGTTACAGTAAATAGAACTTATGGAAAGTTCTTAATTATATTTTGAGTTAAAGATGCTGTCTGTCAATGGGAAGGAAAATGGGAAagttaaaaggaaaggaaagtcaGAAACAAGTAGGCCAGTCTGCCAATGAGGTCACTCAGAGAAGTCCTCAGaggacagtttttttgttttgttttgattttacctttttctttAGTTGATATGTTAAGAAATAGTTTTCTTCAAATCTGGGGGTATGATTTCTGAGTTTTGTCAAGAGAGTTGCTGTCTTGCTTTTTGATCAAGTTTAGGAGAAGGCTGTGGAAACCAGATGAGTGACTAGGTGATGATCAGCCAGTGATGGATAGGGGAAAACAAATTGTTGGGAAGACTTACTATCATCTGATAGAATGAGCTGTGTAGATAAGAGTCTAAAGACTTCTATAGTATAGAATGTCTTGTTGGAAAGGATGGTGAAAAAGCAGCTTCTAAGTAATGAAAGCGAGTTGGACTTTGAGTTTGCTGTCTGTAATCTACAGTTGCAGAGGACAATTAAATGCAGTTTCAGAAGTCTTTCTATCTCTAACCCTTTCCTCTTTTTGGTGGAAGCTCCAAATGATGAATGAGATTGTTTCATGGGTAAAAGAAGAGACTTCATTGATTGTTGGCTACTACTGTAGATCTCAACTAGAATTGTGCATTACAGTGACCTGGAAGGAGTTACAATTTGCAAGTCTAGGCTCTTCTGTGAACATTCTGATTCAGTAACTGTGTTAAGGCCTGGACATACACATatagctaaaaatattttttgagacaGAACTGGTTCAGTAGGAGTTGGAGCTTGGTAGCTTCTACTTTCTTCAGCTGTCCTTTTTAAATCTGGTAATCTGATTTTCCTGTCTTTCTTGAGTAGTATCATTGATGATCGGCatagagaaaacattttttttcctgccaacCATAAACCATTCACTGCTATTCTAGGGATCCTGAGAAATTTTCTTATGGATAGTTTTTTAATAAGTAAAGGCTGacactttaaatatttcttatctCTTACTTATCATTGAGTCAttagataaaaatgttttataaactttttttcatGATTTCAGTTGTAGAAATTTACCAAGTTTTCTTCTAGTTGAAGTTAAATAAAAGAGTATTTCAGTATATATCTGAATTTTATGTAATGCAATACATAATTAGTGTAGCAGTTTTAAACTGTAAGCCATGGAGTGAGTAGGAACTCAGAATATTTTAGTTTCAGCATCCTTTTAAACAATTATCTATTTAATTAACTATTGGAAGAATGGAGTACAATTTGATTATATATTACATGTTGGAAAACTTTTTGTATCAGGTGTTGTAACTTAATATTTAgccttttaaagtaaaaaatgatactaaataCATACAATGTTTTAAAGTGAATATTGGCTTTATATAAAACTATAGCTGGCAACAAATCTGCAATGAATCTCTAACCAGAAGGGCAATAGACTAACCATAGCCTAAGCGTATGTTTAGATTCTACCCAAAAATTGTGTCAACATGTAAAACTTAGAAGATACAGGAAGAAATATGAAGTTCAGATTTATGTTAAATAATCCTTCTGATATCCGTTGAGCCCATAGTACTGTGTTGTGTGCTGTGCAGAGGTTGCCCCCTTTATACAATTATATGCTCTCCCATATTCTACTGTCCACACCCAGCTAGTTCACTGACTTGGGTCACCTGCTTTTCCACCATACATATTTGAGTTTACAACTCCATTGGTGGGgtctctttttataaatattttaagcttttcaTGATAGTTTTTCTTAATTCATAATTTGTATTACTCTCTTAGATATGACATTGAGTTTTAGAAGCAAtataaagatttttctctcttactctcccctcctctttctgcttcctcccattctgtgacattaaaataaaataaagaactgaacagaaagaaataacatttttgttttttgaaagtttttcttGATATAGAATGTGAATAATCATGTTCCATTAGAATGTTTATTAGCCTTATGAAGTGGATCATGGTCCTTTGTACACACCCTGTGTATGCTGCAGACAACATGGCCTTTTCTTCAGCATTGTCCCTTTAAAATGCAAGTGGCGTAGTAGCTTTCATTATGTTAAAAAGCCAGACATGTATCAATATAGGATTTTTTACTGTTAAAccattgtatttatatatttttaaaacataaaatgtaactttttttttatttttattttttgacaggcagagtggacagtgagagagagagagacagagagaaaggtcttcctttgccgttggttcaccctccaatggccaccgcggccggcgcactgcggccggtgcaccgcgctgatccgatggcaggagccaggagccaggtgcttttcctggtctcccatggggtgcagggcccaaggacttgggccatcctccactgcactccctggccacagcagagagctggcctggaagaggggcaaccgggatagaatccggcaccccaaccaggactagaacccggtgtgccggcgccgctaggcgtaggattagcctagtgagctgtaacTTTTAAGtagtaattaaaattgaaatcagAATAAAAACATTTACGAAGGTAGATACATATGAAAATATCAGAATTATCATTGTATTGAGAATAAAGTTTTGTTCTGAGTTTTCTAACAGCTAAGATAAAAATCTGTACTCTTAGAATCAGAGAAAAAGCCTAGGGCATTTAGTAGTCATCAGTTGTAGTTCATTTGAAGTCCGTATCTCCTCAATCAGAGCCTATTTGCTTAGTGACCCATTTGGAGCAAGAGTGCCTGACAATGGCATCTAGGATCCTGACACCACTGATAGAAAAGAATCAAGTGAGTTATAGAAATGTGAGGAACCTCCATATTGACAAGTTCTCAGAACTGTATTCCTCCAATATCTCAAATCTAATATCTCAAATCTAAAAGTTTGCTACAAAGATGTTATTTAGACATAAagcaaagttaaaaatatttctaaatattggacatatgttttgttttgtaattttttacaaACATACATGATAATAGAAAGTTTCTATTGGGACACAGTATATAActtgtggaaaaataaatattcttgagAATTGAGAAATATTGTTCTAGAGATAGTCATGGTGGTCATGGAATCAAAAATACCTAAACCTTTACTGTTACGTCTTAAGTTTTGAAGCTTTAGAGATAGAAACAAAACTGGGATTAGATGAGGTGTAATCAAATGATCATAATATGCCATCTAAATACTTAAATAGAACCAAGAGTCTTGGATCCAGCAAATGTTGTTTGTGAATATTGAGGTGATTGTAGTTTGTGGGATGAGGTAGAAGATTGGGCCTTTTCATGAAGAAGGGGCAGCACATGTGACACCATGGGGGTGAAATGGATTATATTGCTATATCTTTTCTGTATAATTATGCTTGAGTTTGTAAGATCATTTATaaggtcttccattttgttgAGAAACATATAATTTGGTGAATGTTAATTTGTTTTACAGGATGGCTTCACACCACTATTACTTGCAATATATGAAAATGGTGAGGAAATAGCAGAATTTTTGATTAATAAAGGAGCCAATATTCATGCTGTTGATAAGATTAAACGGTACAGTAATTTGTTCTTTGTTAAACTGAGTGTAGTGCAAGAGTGATAAAAATCATGTAAGTCagaaataataaaacagtaataaaaataacttaCAATTATTGGTATATAGTCTAAAACCTCAATGCAAATCATCAGTTATTTAGGAAAGCAATTATTGAAACTAAGCAACAAAAAGAACCTATGTTGTAGGATTCAATTCTCATATTGACTGATGTTCAATTGTAATTGTTTTTTAGGTCATatgatctttcatttaaaaaaagattcactttatAGTTTCTTATTTTATAATGTATATGCTTTTAGTTTACTTTTTGATCTATTGTGCTTCTTAACCCtgttataatatatttaattccattttatgtaCTTTTGAAAATGTTACATTAACCAAAAAGGATATTAAAACCAGTTTGTCTATTTTATGATTTTACCTCTAACTGCTTTCTTTAAAGAATATTGATGTTACGTTATCCCTAAATGATTACAAATTGCTAGTGTCAGATACTGAGTTTTCAACAGTTTTTCATATTTCTAGTGtgttttgatatattttcatttttaaaggtatgtattttaaaagacataaagagagacagaaagagagagggacagagaacaCCCAAatatgattcactctccaaattcttaAACAGCCCTgacagggccaggctaaagctgggaacaTGGGACACAATCcatttctcccacgtgggtgacggagtacagttatttgagccattgctgctgctttcttcagtctggattagcaggaagctttggTCAGAAACTGGGGCTGGGAATGCATGTATTCCAGTACaggatgtgtttttttaaaactgCTGTCTTAATTGCTGGATTAAATAACTGGCCCAGATTTTTTACTTCGGCATATAGAATTAGTATTACAGAATTGATAATATAGAAGAGTGAGGAAGATAATTTCAGTTGGATAAACTTTTTCTTTAATGAAGACCAGCCTTTggtgagtgacacagagaaaaggcTTGCAAATTGGGCTCCATTATTACATACAGCACTTGCTAGGTGTGTGACTTTGGGGACATTATTATCAAATGTTATCTGATATGAAGAGGGTAGCACAATAGGCTTCAAAGGTGGTTCTATGTGATTCAAAATGCGTGTATATAGCATTTAATTCAGTACCTGACATATGTGTCTGAACATGGTTGACTGAAACTGCCGGGAGTATTATTCCCGCTATGTTAAACATTATCACCTTAAGCCTGCAGTTCACTTTTACTTATTGCGTTCTCTACCTAACTTTGAGATACAATTTGTTATATCCAGCTAGAGAAGAAATACataattcttcattttaatgTTTACGCACTTCAGAAAAGTAACCTTGGCAGAGTTCTTGTCCATCAGAGGTTTAATTAGTCCCTACTGTGGAATTAACCCAGTGGGAAATAAAGCCTTCCTTTTGGTTCTTTGCATTTAGTCTTGGAATAATTTATAAACGTAAACATTCAAGCTCCCAGAATACCTGTGTGCTTTAGTACATGTAAACATCAAATCTACAGAGACAGGCAGATATGAAATTGGTAAAATATATCACATTAGCTCTTGAAATCACATTATTGATGTCTCTAAGGGTGAAgttatgtctttgtttttttagGACGGCTCTCATGCTGGCCGCACAATATAGATCTACTAGGATAGTGAGGCTTCTTCTAGAAAAAGGAATTGATGCCTCTTGCTTAAACATGTACGGATGGCCTGCAGAGAAGTTTGCTCTTGTTACATTCAATCTGTAAGTGTTTGTCTTGAAAGGCTAGTGAATCTTAAATTGAACAAAGTAATTATAACTATTCCATGTTATATATCAGGTAACACTTCGTTATTTCTGGAATGACAGCTACTTCACAtcagtgatctgaagccaaacAATGGGTTCCATATAGTTATCTCAGGAGGGTGAAGACTTTTATCCTTAGTGGTCTCAATATTGTGCTTTTCAGTCCACATATAACTCCAGTGCATGGATTCCAAATAGTGTCACATTTTTGATGCTTCTAATTATTTAATTGGGTGCTGAGATTTTAGTTTTAGAACGAAATCTTGTATTTCCTGGGTGAGCCATCTTGAAATTTCCAAGAATATGAGGCAGGGTTGAGGAaacatttttctgtaaagggTCACTTGGATATTTGTGACACCACttatgggccatacaaaattattaattaaaaattaacctgTGGGTGAGTTATTGAATTTGAATTCCACCtgaggttgccttggcaggaccaacCTAAATGATTTTGTGGCCTTTGTGTGACACGTGGCCCCAACATTCCCTAGCCTTGATCTCATAGGTTCCATTAGTCCAACAAAGGCAGTCCTCctttagaattaaaaaggaagagggaaaaggacATTGCAACCCTTCAGTTGTTTCTGGTGCTGCAGTGCTGCTAGTTAAACTATTTCTGTAGGAGAAATATTGTAATGATAGAGGTTTCTCCCAAGAATGGTCTTACTCATCCAGATCCCACAGTCttccttttgtttctctcttATGCTTTGTTGTTACGATGCATATTAATTCACTTCCATATACTTCAGTGCTCATTGTTCACAAAACAGTACCCCGTTCTTGCAGCTAGGCCTCTTACTTTTCCTGCACGGTGAACCTATTATAATACCCTACTTCACACTCTCAAAACCTTATGTTGGGCTCAGATCATAACCTGGTGTTTCTTGTTTCCAACCAGATGTTTACTCCAGTGCTCATTTGTATCCTGTGTACACCATTTCTTGGTTTGTGGACTTGTCCCGTTGGTTGTTCCCCAGGGTGGGTACAACTTGTGATAGCCCCAGATGTAATCTGCTTTCTGTAATAATGAAGCATTTCCATATTGAGTACTCAATGTAtgcttcaaatttttaaaattttttttaaacttttatttaatgcatataaatttccaaagtacgacttatggattacaatggcttcccccccataccgtccctcccacccacaaccctcccctttcccactccctctccccttccattcacatcaagattcattttcgattatcttaatatacagaagatcagcttagtatacattaagtatggatttcaacagtttgctcccacacagaaacataaagtgaaaaataatagatgatttttttaaatgatgatgaaatcagagcagacctattgtcatgtttaatcccagtgagagtcaagttgggaattgataatttctttttttttttttaacgaggatcagtttagtatgcattaagtaaggattttaacagtttgcacccccatagaaacacaaagtgaaatatattgtttgag is a genomic window containing:
- the LOC103352178 gene encoding ankyrin repeat domain-containing protein 7 isoform X2, translated to MQSYQEAEVEILRERSSICCFTLQMATTARAASIQSQESGASPGFQCRCGEKPLGASRMRKIVWWASKKSSVGCENGIEAQFGYCIQRKELRKLHKAASEGDVARVQHLCLLKKSSVNDRDRNNRTALHLACASGHSEVVMLLLERKCMINVTDNDNMTPLMKAVQSHEEKCARILLDHGADPNIIDENGNTALHYAAYCENVGIAKQLLLRSADIEVRNKDGFTPLLLAIYENGEEIAEFLINKGANIHAVDKIKRTALMLAAQYRSTRIVRLLLEKGIDASCLNMYGWPAEKFALVTFNLANRQLILDYEDEHRYKMLEKNNPDPDFSFLTWQTIGRPVMAQVTELLSLMSKPGLHSWLLVSALAHLQLLWTFQE
- the LOC103352178 gene encoding ankyrin repeat domain-containing protein 7 isoform X3, which codes for MPTRPLCACVVPPPSEVHAVECVQQRCLALAVHSELRDCRLRSHAVAPWCSDQLIGVFLCSRCGEKPLGASRMRKIVWWASKKSSVGCENGIEAQFGYCIQRKELRKLHKAASEGDVARVQHLCLLKKSSVNDRDRNNRTALHLACASGHSEVVMLLLERKCMINVTDNDNMTPLMKAVQSHEEKCARILLDHGADPNIIDENGNTALHYAAYCENVGIAKQLLLRSADIEVRNKDGFTPLLLAIYENGEEIAEFLINKGANIHAVDKIKRTALMLAAQYRSTRIVRLLLEKGIDASCLNMYGWPAEKFALVTFNLANRQLILDYEDEHRYKMLEKNNPVIKAH
- the LOC103352178 gene encoding ankyrin repeat domain-containing protein 7 isoform X1, which encodes MPTRPLCACVVPPPSEVHAVECVQQRCLALAVHSELRDCRLRSHAVAPWCSDQLIGVFLCSRCGEKPLGASRMRKIVWWASKKSSVGCENGIEAQFGYCIQRKELRKLHKAASEGDVARVQHLCLLKKSSVNDRDRNNRTALHLACASGHSEVVMLLLERKCMINVTDNDNMTPLMKAVQSHEEKCARILLDHGADPNIIDENGNTALHYAAYCENVGIAKQLLLRSADIEVRNKDGFTPLLLAIYENGEEIAEFLINKGANIHAVDKIKRTALMLAAQYRSTRIVRLLLEKGIDASCLNMYGWPAEKFALVTFNLANRQLILDYEDEHRYKMLEKNNPDPDFSFLTWQTIGRPVMAQVTELLSLMSKPGLHSWLLVSALAHLQLLWTFQE